A stretch of Cicer arietinum cultivar CDC Frontier isolate Library 1 chromosome 5, Cicar.CDCFrontier_v2.0, whole genome shotgun sequence DNA encodes these proteins:
- the LOC101499277 gene encoding uncharacterized protein: MGTIMSFIVRRNPSEFGVRQNNNTASVLFWFAARNLKGISFDFEAPTSEQLLPEFIFNGCLVILPKMGQEVLSIFHLERKRLLSLIGITFAVILAFQYFELPYSNILVPSLFSTKKIPNTNSTSIIQATDSLSSPQIYNNITILNNTNSEYYLNENDTISSSGFISKPARVLNNSLGSHKSDQPRSSDNSAIGMNLTREVNTRLIDSLSHAIAPTSPSTKLLSNDLENTDSMNDERFKPLQDDVNVMDKQSSTTSVLKKTNDSLITVPQTTTISEMEKLLLQYHASYRSMRPRWSSAVDQELLQARSEIENAPVVNEVENLHAPLFRNVSKFKRSYELMEKTLKVYVYREGTKPIMHSPYLLGIYASEGWFMKLMEANKAFVTKDPKKAHLFYLPFSSRRLEETLYDRNSHSHKNLIWHLNNYVDMISTKHNFWNRTGGADHFLVACHDWAPSETKQRMAKCLRSLCNADVKEGFVLGKDVSLPETYVRNAKNPTRDLGGNQVSKRETLAFYAGV; this comes from the exons ATGGGAACAATTATGAG TTTCATTGTTAGACGGAATCCCAGTGAGTTTGGCGTCCGACAGAACAACAACACCGCTTCTGTTCTGTTTTGGTTCGCCGCACGAAATTTGAAAGGAATTTCCTTTGACTTCGAAGCTCCAACGTCAGAGCAATTATTACCAG AGTTCATATTTAATGGTTGTTTGGTAATTCTACCAAAAATGGGTCAAGAAGTTTTATCCATATTTCATCTAGAAAGAAAGAGATTATTATCCCTTATTGGCATTACCTTTGCAGTTATTTTAGCATTTCAATATTTTGAGCTTCCTTATAGTAACATTCTAGTACCTTCTCTATTCTCTACTAAAAAAATACCAAATACAAATAGTACTAGTATAATTCAAGCTACAGATTCACTATCTTCTCCtcaaatatataacaatatcaCCATTTTGAATAATACAAATTCAGAATACTACCTTAATGAAAATGATACTATTTCAAGTTCTGGTTTCATCTCAAAACCAGCTAGGGTATTAAACAACTCTTTAGGGTCTCACAAATCCGATCAACCGAGAAGTTCTGATAATAGTGCTATAGGGATGAATTTGACAAGAGAAGTCAACACTAGACTTATTGATTCCCTTTCCCATGCAATTGCACCTACAAGTCCTTCAACAAAACTGTTATCAAATGATTTGGAAAATACCGATTCCATGAACGACGAGAGGTTCAAGCCATTACAAGATGATGTCAATGTAATGGACAAGCAATCTTCTACCACAAGTGTGCTTAAGAAGACTAATGATTCTCTTATAACAGTTCCACAGACAACAACAATATCAGAAATGGAGAAGTTGTTGCTTCAATACCATGCGTCATATCGATCTATG AGGCCAAGGTGGTCTTCAGCTGTTGATCAAGAACTACTTCAAGCAAGatcagaaattgaaaatgcaccaGTTGTAAATGAGGTTGAAAACCTTCATGCTCCTCTTTTTCGCAATGTTTCCAAGTTTAAGAg GAGCTATGAATTGATGGAAAAGACTCTAAAAGTGTATGTATACAGAGAAGGGACTAAGCCTATAATGCATTCACCTTATCTTTTGGGAATTTATGCTTCTGAGGGATGGTTCATGAAACTGATGGAAGCTAATAAAGCCTTTGTTACTAAAGATCCAAAGAAGGCACACCTATTTTACTTACCTTTCAGTTCTCGAAGGCTAGAGGAAACTTTGTATGATCGGAATTCGCATAGTCATAAGAACCTAATCTGGCATCTGAATAACTATGTTGACATGATTTCCACAAAACATAATTTCTGGAACAGAACAGGAGGTGCTGATCATTTTCTTGTTGCTTGTCATGATTGG GCACCTTCAGAAACAAAGCAACGGATGGCAAAGTGCTTAAGATCCCTATGCAATGCTGATGTCAAAGAAGGTTTTGTGTTAGGGAAGGACGTGTCTCTTCCTGAAACTTACGTCCGTAACGCTAAGAATCCCACGAGAGACCTCGGTGGTAACCAAGTTTCAAAAAGGGAAACTCTCGCTTTCTATGCTGGAG TCTAA